In Penaeus monodon isolate SGIC_2016 chromosome 7, NSTDA_Pmon_1, whole genome shotgun sequence, the genomic stretch GATCTTATCAAATTATtctaaatgaagaaatgaaacatGAAGAAACACACCTGTAACCAGAAACAAGTCGTTGCAGAGGATGCCGCACTATCATAAATGACAGTGGTTGTGGGGTGGTATTCATGGCTTTATGTAACTCATCCACTGTTGGTCTAAGATGGGAGGAGAAAGTCAGTATGAGATACTTGAAttagaattagagagaaaaaatttagcattattatttcattttttacattatagTCTTTAAGATGtgatttacatgtacatatgtgcatatgtttgtgtgtgtgtctatggataTGTGTAGAGATAGGTAGTACAGCAATGCATGTATCAGCAATATGTATCAATCAATACTTTTGTATTGGTATTTGTATTGCCTTAACTACTCAATAACAGtatcattttatcactatttcTAAAGTGTTTTccacaaatgtataaaaaaaaaattgatacactGATACATTTAcatgactctctctgtctctgtttctgtctctgtctctatctatctacctacctccctctctccttttctcattaacTCACTtaaactctatctatctctaactttccttgcatctgtctgtctgtctgtctgtctgtctctctgtctctgtctctgtctctgtctttctctctttctctctctctctctctctctctctctctctctctctctctatatatatatatatatatatatatatatatatatatatatatatatatatatatattttatatatatatatatatatatatatatatatatatatatatatatatatatactatataaaatatatatatgtgtgtaagtatatgtatatgcatatatatatcatatatatagatatatatatatatattatatattataatataatatatatatatatatatatatattatcatatatatctatatattatatatatattataatataatatattatatataatatatatatatatatatatatatagagatatatatatacatatactttacaacatatatattattatatataatatatatatatatatatatatataatatatatatatatatattatatatatatattatatatatatatatatatatgatatatatctatatatatatatatatatatatatatatatgtatatattatcatatatatatatatatactatatactatatatataatatatatgtacatatatatatatatatatatataatatatatatatatattacacatatatatatatatacatatatatatatgtatatatatacatatatatatgtatatatatacattatatatatatgtatatatatacattatatatatatacatatatatacattacatatatatacatatacatacacatatatatatatatatatatatgtacgtatgtatatgtatatatatgtatatatcattatatatatatatatatacatatatatacacacacatgtacacacacatgtacacatatatatatatatatatatatatatatattatatatatatatatatatatatacatacatacatacatataaatacatatatatacatacatacatacataaacatacataatatatacctacataaacatacatacatacatacatacatacataaacatacatatatatacatacatacatacatacataaacatacatatatatatacatacatacatacatatatatatatacatacatacatatacatgtatgtatgtacgatgtatgtatgtacgtgtgtatgtatgtatgtatgtatgtatgtttgtatgtatgtatgtaagtatgtatgtatgtatctgtgcatatgtatgtgtgtgtatatctatctatctatctatctatctatctatctatctatctatatatattatatgttttttggaTAGTCTTTATGGACGCAAATGCTAGTTTCAAGTGTGCGTGTTAATTTAATACCCATCTATGATAGAAAGTTCTGTTGCAATCATTGTTTGAATTGCATCAGACATGCaaatcaaatatttacatatcagtTTGGATAATTTCTTACAAAACTCGGCGATACATGTATTGGGTATCGGTATCGCTCTAACCACAAAGAATCGATGCATCAGAGTCACTTTAGCCAATTTTCAAGTATCGCCTTTGACAATTTTATGTATCCATGCTAAtcacatgtgtttatgtatccCTGAGCTAATTGCTGTTTATTGCCTTTTACCTTGGGTATTTCTTCCTTGCCAGCTGAATTGGAGTATCTTTTGCGTGAAGGAGTTCGGACTCTGAGAATCCAGCCAGGAGATTGAAGTTGTAGAACCACGTGGACGAAGCAGCCTTGAAAACATTGCACCAAACCAGCCCATATTCTTCGTTAACAAGGAATTCCCATGCGTTTGGCTGGTAATTTTCTGATGGTCTATCCAATCCATATTTTTTACATACCTAGAATACAAGTtatgtaaacatgtaaataaatTCATCAGTAGTAGTCTTTTCACCATGATGTAATATCTTATAGTTAGAAGCACTAATGTAGGAGATACATTTATAAATGgatgagggtaagggtgagggtgatggtgagggtgatggtgagggtgtgtgaatgcgtgcgtgttCATGTTTtaagtatgtttatttatatgtgtgtgtgctcacatataatgtggatgtgtgtttatatattagtataaatcaaatatggatatagatataatatgcatataaacaaacaaaacaacacaaaacacacaacacgcacgcacgggcacgcacacgcgcgcgcacacacacacacacacacacacacacacacacacacacacacacacacacacacacacacacacacacacacacacacacacacacacacacacacacaaacacaaacacaatgaaaatgaaatgtaaaatgaataacaaaaaacattttagttTTGTATATCCCCCAATGAACAACTGACGATATGTTCTAATACTTTTGTGAAAAGCATATGCTGTCAAAGGCCATTACTTGAATTAATGTCCTGAATGTTAAACAACAAAACGGTAGTAATGCATTTCACTACTTTCTCAGAAGAATTCAAGAACATTAGCTGGAAGAATAATCGAGATACTTGTTCATTCAACACCATAGTATGGGTAGTCTATGCTCACCTCTTTAACATGGGTTCGCCGGGCAGACAGGCGGTCTACAAGTTCCCTTGTCACTGTCCACGAATTAGGTAAGGTTACATTCTCTACCTGTAACACGTAAAAAAGATTTAGCAACGCCGATGGTGATGcgtgataatcattaatataaaggcaattgttactattatcattactaatcattaatgctattacttAAGCTATGATCATATTTACAtaattcttatacacacacacacacacacacacacacacacacacacacacacacacacacacacacacacacacacatacacacacatgtgtgtgtgtgtgtgagtgtgagtgtgagtgtgagtgtgagtgtgagtgtgagtgagtgagtgtgtgtgtgtgtgtgtgtgtgtgtgtgtgtgtgtgtgtgtgtgtgtgtgtgtgtgtgtgtgtgtgtgtgtgtgtgtgtgtgtttgtattgtatcgtatcatatatatatatatatatatatatattatatatatatatatatatatatataaagcttatatCAGTCTTATAAGTTAAACGTCATCCCACTCAAGCTTTTTCCTGAAGGACAAAGCGAACGACCCTAATGCTTCATCACACTTACCCTAACCCTCGATGAATAACCACCTCTCATTAACCTCGTGCTTTTCAGCTTGGCAATACGACACGCTCTGTCACAGTCCTTCAGCGACTCGCGAACTCTGGCGAGTCCCACCATATGAGGCGTCACTCTTGCTTtcgaaacattattatttttaagtaagTATTTGCTGTGTATCTGCGAGTCTGCCACCAACGTCTGTTCCCTTAGGCGTCTGAACTGGCACGTTCTATCACAAGGAGGGTTGGTTTTGCCCTTCGGAAGGTGGGCTAAGGTGTCGTTCAGAGACAGTTTCGAAGTGCTGCTGCCGACTGTCGCTGGTGCTGGTGCCTGCCAGGGGTAACCGCGCAGGTTATGGAGGTCCTGCGGGAAGTGAATGGGAACTGATTGATTTAATAAAAGTCAAGGAAGTCATGTAGGAAACGAGTGAATGAGAAATGAATTAACGAATAAAAGATAGGAAGAAATAAGGGATAAGAACTGATTGAATGAATAAAAGGTATGGAGATCACGTAAAAAAACGAGTGAATGggaaaagaatgaatgaacaaaAGACAGGGAGAAATACATCGATaggaaatgagtgaatgaataaagtACAGGTATGGATGTAGGAAACGAGTGAAAGAGGtacgtgaataaatgaataaagggcGTGGAGGTTCTGTACCAGATTCTGTCATGAAAAAGTGATTTGTTTTATTGCGAGGAGTAAAAATTCACTGCATATATTTCACCATTGACATGATTCTATGGAAATATTTACATAGGTGTTTTTACGTATAAAGACTTCCTATGAGCATTTCAAACTTCTTAATTATTAGACTACGTATAAATAAGTTAGTCAAAGTACGGCGATTATGTCCATAAAATGAAAAGACAACAAGAAAAAcgccaaaagaaagacaaagaaaagacacACAGGAAACCACTCATTGCAGACACGCGCATCACCATCATATTACATCATCTGATATTCCCACTACGCGTGGGGATTTCTCATATTaaattagcaacaacaacaacaacaataataataataacaataataagcagacgaagaaataaaaaataaaggaaataacgcAGGAAGAACCGACAGACAGGAAATTACTTATTAACAGACGCGTATTGCCATTACATTTTCACATCAGCTGATATTCTCGCTACTTTCCGAGGAGAGGAGGGAGCTTTCTCACATAAATAAATTAGagtacacaaatataaacaagaatacaagatatatagtaaataaagaaGTGACAGACAGGAAACCACTCATTACAGACGCGCGCATCACCATCAACTACAGAGGTTAGCTGAAATAAGCGCTACTCCCCAGGGGCATAAATATATTACAGACACGcgtatcgtcatcataatcacatAATAAACTGATACACGCTCTTCTAAAGGGCTTATCTCACACAAATAAATCGAAACACACAAGaattttttcagaataaaaagaaatacagtaAGGAAAAAACGGACAGATACGAAAAAACACTCATTAACAGATAggacacatcaccatcatcatcacatccatcaGCTGATTGATACACGCTCTTTTCAAGGGCTTATTTCACGCAAATAAATCGGATCACACAGGAATacaacagaataaagaaaatgctAGTAAAAGAGTGACAGATacgaaataataatcattaacagaCACGCACATCACCATCACGTCCATCATCAGCTGATACACACTCTGCTCAGGGTCTTTtcttaaataaataacacaaataaatcaGAACACACAAGAATAACCAGACTAAACGAAATGCAATTAAAAAAAGAGTGACAGATACGAAAAAATACTCATTACCAGACAcgcacatcaccatcaccatcgcatCCATCAGCTGATTAACACATGCTCTTCTCAAACAAATAAATCAGAACACAAAAGAATACATCAGAATAAAAGAACAGACACACAATCATCACACACTTACCTCAGCTGATAACCTCGCTACTCTCCTGGGTTTCTCACTTTCCCATATCCAACTACCCACGTGACTCCCGGTAAAGGTGTAGATTACACCACACAAGCTGGCGAGGCCCAGAAATGCCAGCGATTTGAGTCTGACCCTTAGTCTCATAGTGTATTCTGTGTTATTGCGACTCCCTTCTCATCCTTTGCTTCTTGACATTGTATAAGTTCGTTGCAGGTCGCTGGGTTTCTgtttggaggagaaaaaaaaggagtttagTGGAAATTGATGATGTGAgatacttcttttctttcttttttttttttctttctttctaatgtaatatttctttctttcgtacctcattttcttaaaaaaaaaacctgacctTAATATTCTCTTTCTCGCTAACAACGTGATAGATGAATCTGCTGAAAAATGGAAGATGCTTTGGGAGTGAATAGCACATGACCATGGCTGTAGTCACCCAGACCGTTATACTATGACGGAGGAAGATATAATGGTAAGCTTGCATAACATATGGCGGAAACATGGATATGGTCTTTTGTTTCGATATACGCGCGTGCtgaatgtgcatatgtatttgtatatatgcatatatgtatgtctctctacGTCTATGTACACACGTGGATGCATGCATGCACTCGCGCGCGCCCGCGAGTGAGCGCGaaagtacatatgtgtatatatgtatgcaacgtacgtatatgtatatatatgtatgtatatatttatgtgagtatttgtgtatgtgtttatttctgcatgtatgtattttttgtgtctatgcatgtgtgtgtgtgtgtgtgtgtgtgtgtgtgtgtgtgtgtgtgtgtgtgtgtgtgtgtgtgtgtgtgtgtgtgtgtgtgtgtgtgtgtgtgtatgtctatatatatatatatatatatatatatatatatatatatatatattatattatatatatatacatatatatatgtatgtatgtatgaatatcaatacatatgtatgtatgaatatctatatatatgtatgtatcacacacacacacacacacacacacacacacacacacacacacacacacacacacacacacaacaaatgcaTAAGGGAAcagctaaacaaacaaacaaagcttaAAATAAAAGACGTAGGGtccgaaagaaagagaaataacagagTATCCCCCTGACCCATCTATTGAAAAAATGAAAGTCAATTTATCACTTTAGCTGAAAACCACACATCGGCGACCAACGAGGCCTGAAGTGGCTTAACATGACTCCTAGCATTGCAGACCATCGTGACGGAGTGACACACTACACGGTCACCACGAGGTATGCGGCAACTGTATGCGTCACTGGgcactgtgtttatatatatatatatatactatatattatatattctatataattatatattatatatatatatatgtgtgtgtgtggtgtgtgttgtagtggtgtgtgtgtggtgtgtgtgtggtggtgtggtgtgtgtgctgtgttgtgtgtgtgtgtgtatgtatgtatgtatgtatgtatgtatgtatgtatgtatgtatatatatacacacatacatacacacagacacacacagacacacacacacacacacacacacacatatatatatatatatatatatatatatatctactattacatacacatacatacatacacacacagacacgtatacaaatatgtgtgtacatacatatatgtatatttatgtatatatatgtataaaatacacacatatatgtgtatatataaatatatgtatatgtgtatataaaaatatatgtatatgagtatatataaatatatgtatataagtatatatatacacatgcatatatatacatgtattagagacatgtatatttataccagGATACATCTATACAGAgtgatacatgatatatacagatacatagatacatatgacAGAGAATCGTAGAGTaacatgtatatgatacatagacagatagacatatgagATCCATGTACTAGACATCTAGACAGAATGACAGATTATACAGTGGAGATATACAGATaccgatataaatatattatacaggtGATATATACAgctaatatatcatatagcttaatgtatagtatacattacccataatatacatgtatatatacaatacatacaatgtatatatacactatacattacgatacatgtatattatacatatacaatatatagcatgtatattattacatatttacatatatatacatgttatatagacaatatacatatattatacatgtatatattacgtatacatatagtacagtattatatacattatacatatatgagacaTGAGAGAGACAGATGACATATATATGACATGGAGTGCGATAGATACATAGTAAAGATAACCTGTTATGactatacagatacagatactgagacatgtatattatacatatgtttacatatatatacatgtataatatacaaaatataacatagagtgacatgtatattatacatatacatatgatacatacatatatatatatacacatatatatacatgattacattatacacacacatatatattatg encodes the following:
- the LOC119575032 gene encoding carbohydrate sulfotransferase 11-like, giving the protein MRLRVRLKSLAFLGLASLCGVIYTFTGSHVGSWIWESEKPRRVARLSAEDLHNLRGYPWQAPAPATVGSSTSKLSLNDTLAHLPKGKTNPPCDRTCQFRRLREQTLVADSQIHSKYLLKNNNVSKARVTPHMVGLARVRESLKDCDRACRIAKLKSTRLMRGGYSSRVRVENVTLPNSWTVTRELVDRLSARRTHVKEVCKKYGLDRPSENYQPNAWEFLVNEEYGLVWCNVFKAASSTWFYNFNLLAGFSESELLHAKDTPIQLARKKYPRPTVDELHKAMNTTPQPLSFMIVRHPLQRLVSGYRDKILSGSRFYSKLARTIIKQYPELGPGETRERPKSWGVFGKTVPRAIVPSFPQFVQFLLDEAARGQKLDEHWTPMSQFCTPCLVNFDVFAKVETLEEDGNYIIFSAGIEDVIKPKRINRSRNEPTDAVADKFLCQLSQRQMKGLLQLYKYDLELFQYDASKYVNCTVT